A stretch of Actinomycetes bacterium DNA encodes these proteins:
- a CDS encoding L-lactate dehydrogenase translates to MTRTTGISLFGDRPLGLAAASVRDHRELARRRLPRQLFDYIDGGAYEEATMRANESQLRSIRLRQRVMRDVSELNTSTEVFGSQLRVPVALGPVGLGGMLARRAEVQAAQAAEAFGVPFCESTVSICSMEEVARETSRPFWYQLYVMKDRSFAEDLMARAAAVGCELLVLTVDFPVVGERYRDARNGMTVPVGPAGRIARAVDLGRHVGWVRDVGLGGRPLTFGNLEDAVPGASSPEDFKGWVDSQFDASVSWDDLAWVRQHWDGPVVIKGVLDPEDAATAVGIGVDGVVVSNHGGRQLDDTVSTIEALPAVVDAVGDDATVLFDGGIRSGLDVLKALALGAQAVLLGRAWAWAVAGGGREGVAHVLDTIEAELRVAMALCGATDVNSLDPSILVER, encoded by the coding sequence ATGACTCGGACGACAGGGATATCGCTGTTCGGTGACCGACCGCTGGGCCTTGCCGCGGCCTCCGTGCGTGACCACCGTGAACTGGCACGGCGGCGGCTCCCGCGTCAGCTGTTCGACTACATCGACGGTGGCGCCTATGAAGAAGCCACGATGCGGGCCAACGAGTCGCAGCTGCGATCCATCCGCCTGCGCCAGCGGGTGATGCGCGACGTGTCGGAGCTCAACACGTCCACAGAGGTGTTCGGCTCGCAGCTGCGGGTGCCCGTGGCGCTGGGCCCGGTCGGGCTGGGCGGCATGTTAGCGCGGCGAGCGGAGGTCCAGGCCGCGCAGGCGGCCGAGGCCTTCGGTGTGCCGTTCTGTGAATCGACCGTGTCGATCTGTTCTATGGAGGAGGTGGCCCGCGAGACCAGCCGGCCTTTCTGGTACCAGCTCTACGTGATGAAGGACCGCTCCTTCGCAGAGGACCTGATGGCCCGTGCCGCTGCGGTCGGCTGCGAATTGCTGGTGCTGACCGTCGACTTCCCCGTGGTGGGGGAGCGCTACCGCGACGCGCGCAACGGCATGACCGTGCCGGTCGGGCCGGCGGGCCGGATCGCCAGGGCGGTGGACCTCGGCCGCCACGTGGGCTGGGTCCGGGATGTGGGCCTCGGCGGGCGGCCGCTCACATTCGGCAACCTCGAGGATGCCGTGCCGGGTGCCAGCAGCCCCGAGGACTTCAAGGGGTGGGTCGACTCGCAGTTCGACGCCTCGGTCAGCTGGGATGACCTGGCCTGGGTCCGCCAGCACTGGGACGGGCCGGTGGTGATCAAGGGTGTGCTCGATCCAGAGGACGCCGCGACCGCCGTCGGCATCGGGGTCGACGGGGTGGTTGTGTCCAACCACGGCGGACGTCAACTCGACGACACCGTCTCGACCATCGAGGCGCTACCGGCCGTCGTTGACGCGGTCGGCGACGATGCCACCGTGCTGTTCGACGGAGGCATCCGGTCGGGGCTCGACGTGCTGAAGGCGCTCGCACTGGGCGCCCAGGCGGTGCTGCTCGGCCGCGCATGGGCCTGGGCAGTGGCCGGTGGTGGCCGCGAGGGCGTGGCCCACGTGCTCGACACGATCGAGGCCGAACTCCGGGTGGCGATGGCGCTCTGCGGCGCCACCGACGTGAACTCGCTCGACCCGTCGATACTGGTCGAGCGCTGA